A window of the Petrotoga sp. 9PWA.NaAc.5.4 genome harbors these coding sequences:
- a CDS encoding V-type ATP synthase subunit E family protein codes for MNEINDKLENMLKLLDNKFKEEYQKLESYYQQKLEEAQKNIEEEIKNYEKQKIEEARQKAENIIKTAQAKYDLRIRQERSKRKNDLIEDILELIKNELLNLEPSKKKLFYQKLYLSAENLVEENFTVLCNKNDYEIVKSIVLDHNVQVEENIEGGIILQSRHFSINNTISSYFEENKNEIVRLVLEEVGDI; via the coding sequence ATGAATGAAATAAACGACAAATTAGAAAATATGCTTAAATTATTGGATAATAAATTTAAAGAAGAATATCAGAAATTAGAAAGTTATTATCAGCAAAAATTAGAAGAAGCACAAAAAAATATTGAAGAAGAAATAAAAAATTATGAAAAGCAAAAGATTGAAGAAGCACGACAAAAAGCTGAAAATATAATAAAAACAGCACAGGCAAAATATGACTTAAGAATAAGACAAGAAAGATCAAAAAGGAAAAACGATTTAATAGAAGATATATTAGAGTTAATAAAAAATGAACTGCTAAATTTAGAGCCATCAAAGAAAAAACTTTTTTATCAAAAATTATATTTAAGCGCTGAAAATTTAGTAGAAGAGAATTTTACAGTTCTATGCAATAAAAACGACTATGAGATTGTAAAATCTATAGTTTTGGATCATAACGTTCAAGTAGAAGAAAATATTGAAGGTGGAATTATTTTACAAAGTAGACATTTTAGCATTAATAATACAATATCTTCTTATTTTGAAGAAAATAAAAATGAAATTGTTAGGCTTGTTTTGGAGGAAGTAGGTGATATTTAG